The Haloplanus salinarum genome includes a region encoding these proteins:
- a CDS encoding DUF7260 family protein: protein MAPTRELPGPVSAMLREHVLEPLSRTGGIIEAEREEVEAERRAFVRFRDRVADVETVTPSRCSTGSTLVAAPEQRSTKSLDRVRVAFRETVMSVDHYSEVYGEALEEFAAAELSPEVAVGLGPGTSQSFTDLYKATLMNAVDSAADRRETIRDHLDGERDAVATHRATLIEMLDSLDWPPRARRQSDIEDRLEEVTRARQTELHRGFPLSGADGHDLCQYLYQDPEWTYPVLTGVTRFYATLEAPSPDGRSTR, encoded by the coding sequence ATGGCTCCGACACGGGAGCTACCCGGGCCGGTTAGCGCAATGCTCCGGGAGCACGTCTTGGAACCGCTCTCCAGGACCGGAGGGATCATCGAGGCGGAACGCGAAGAAGTCGAGGCCGAGCGGCGGGCGTTCGTCCGGTTTCGCGACCGCGTTGCCGACGTCGAGACCGTCACACCGTCGCGCTGCTCAACGGGATCGACGCTCGTGGCCGCGCCGGAACAACGGTCCACGAAGTCACTCGACCGCGTACGCGTGGCCTTCCGCGAGACGGTCATGAGTGTCGACCACTACAGCGAGGTGTACGGCGAGGCCCTCGAGGAGTTCGCCGCGGCGGAGCTCTCCCCGGAGGTAGCCGTGGGGCTCGGGCCCGGGACGAGCCAGTCGTTCACCGACCTGTACAAGGCGACGCTCATGAATGCGGTCGATAGCGCGGCCGACCGACGCGAGACGATTCGTGACCATCTCGATGGGGAACGGGACGCGGTCGCGACCCACCGGGCGACGCTGATCGAAATGCTCGATTCGCTTGACTGGCCGCCAAGGGCTCGACGCCAGAGTGATATCGAGGACCGACTTGAGGAAGTCACTCGGGCGCGTCAGACGGAGCTCCACCGGGGGTTCCCACTGTCCGGTGCCGACGGGCACGACCTCTGTCAGTACCTCTATCAGGACCCCGAGTGGACCTACCCGGTGCTCACCGGTGTCACGCGGTTCTACGCCACCCTGGAGGCGCCATCGCCGGATGGACGGTCGACCCGGTGA
- a CDS encoding MFS transporter, which translates to MRWRYSETVLTLCTAAFFITMTGRLALSPIIPDISADLGISNAAIGGALTAMWVTYALVQFPSGVLADRFGEPVVILVSVVGTGATVLLIGAAPVFGVFVLGTVFLGAAAGLHYSVATGLITRTYDDIGTAIGLHNAGGPAAGLVTPLAITWVAGAHGWRGALGLFAGPAALVGGLFWWRVRSVQPRRPDQPMRERFALGPIVSLLSRPTVAFTAIIAAISDFTWQALASFLPTFFVQYHGYSRTTASTLFALYFVAHGILQVGVGSVADYFGRDIGTALCMVTGIAGLTTLVFGTGIELVVAGLLSLGMGMGWSAAVFPRFMDHLSQSEQSSGFGVIRTAYMLVAAWGSVVVGTLADLFGWAVSFGALVALLGVALGLLVGNRALGLGY; encoded by the coding sequence ATGCGTTGGCGTTACTCGGAGACGGTGCTGACGCTTTGTACGGCAGCCTTTTTTATCACGATGACCGGGAGACTAGCACTAAGTCCGATCATCCCGGATATCTCGGCGGACCTGGGTATCTCGAACGCCGCGATCGGTGGGGCGCTGACGGCCATGTGGGTTACCTACGCGCTCGTCCAGTTTCCCAGTGGTGTGCTTGCCGACCGGTTCGGCGAACCCGTCGTCATCCTCGTGTCGGTCGTCGGGACTGGGGCCACCGTGCTCCTGATTGGGGCTGCGCCGGTGTTTGGCGTTTTCGTCCTCGGGACGGTGTTCCTCGGGGCGGCTGCGGGCCTCCACTACAGCGTCGCGACGGGACTCATCACCCGGACCTACGACGACATCGGCACGGCGATCGGGCTGCACAACGCCGGCGGACCGGCCGCGGGGCTCGTGACCCCGCTGGCCATCACGTGGGTCGCTGGGGCCCACGGGTGGCGGGGGGCCCTCGGTCTGTTCGCGGGTCCCGCCGCGCTCGTCGGCGGGCTGTTCTGGTGGCGAGTCCGCTCGGTCCAACCGCGACGTCCCGACCAGCCGATGCGCGAGCGGTTTGCCCTCGGTCCGATCGTTTCGCTACTGTCCCGACCCACGGTCGCGTTCACCGCGATCATCGCCGCCATCTCGGATTTCACGTGGCAGGCGCTGGCATCGTTTCTCCCGACGTTTTTCGTCCAGTACCACGGCTACTCCCGAACGACGGCGAGTACGCTGTTCGCCCTGTACTTCGTCGCCCACGGGATACTACAGGTCGGTGTCGGCAGCGTCGCGGATTACTTCGGTCGCGATATCGGGACGGCACTGTGTATGGTCACCGGTATCGCCGGTCTGACAACGCTCGTGTTCGGCACGGGAATCGAACTCGTCGTCGCCGGTCTCCTGTCGCTCGGGATGGGAATGGGATGGTCGGCAGCCGTCTTCCCGCGATTCATGGATCACCTCTCCCAGTCGGAACAGAGCTCCGGGTTCGGGGTGATTCGGACGGCCTACATGCTCGTCGCGGCGTGGGGCTCGGTCGTCGTGGGCACCCTCGCCGACCTCTTCGGCTGGGCGGTGTCGTTCGGGGCGCTAGTCGCTCTGCTCGGTGTCGCTCTCGGACTACTTGTCGGGAACCGGGCCCTCGGGCTGGGGTACTGA
- a CDS encoding SDR family oxidoreductase has translation MTEERLLSDEVAIVTGGASGNGRAVALEFARRGADVVVADITDTPRGGGQPTHRRIREETDSDALSVRCDVTDVDDLSDAVGAAEDFGGVTVMVNNAGITESRPFLETTEAEYDHLTDVNLKGVFFGSQAAATSMVRGDRSGSIINISSTSGVRGRGDGVAYCAAKGGVTTMTMALADALAPNIRVNAVLPDLTETEMAATDLGMVGTESGEEYVDRNIPLNRAGRPEDVANAAVYLASDMASYVTGHSLTVDGGVTATK, from the coding sequence ATGACGGAGGAGCGCCTTCTGAGCGACGAGGTCGCGATAGTCACCGGTGGAGCGAGCGGAAACGGCAGAGCAGTCGCCCTCGAGTTCGCCCGGCGTGGCGCAGACGTGGTCGTCGCCGACATCACCGACACGCCACGTGGCGGGGGACAGCCCACCCATCGCCGGATCCGCGAGGAGACTGACTCCGACGCGCTGTCAGTCCGCTGTGACGTGACCGACGTCGACGACCTCTCCGACGCCGTCGGCGCCGCCGAGGATTTCGGCGGGGTCACCGTCATGGTGAACAACGCAGGGATAACCGAGAGCAGACCGTTTCTCGAGACGACCGAGGCGGAATACGACCACCTGACCGACGTCAACCTCAAAGGGGTCTTTTTCGGGTCGCAGGCGGCCGCGACGTCGATGGTCAGGGGCGACCGTTCCGGGTCGATAATCAATATATCGAGCACCTCCGGAGTCCGCGGGCGCGGTGACGGGGTTGCGTACTGCGCGGCGAAAGGCGGTGTGACGACGATGACGATGGCGTTGGCCGACGCACTGGCCCCCAACATCCGCGTCAACGCCGTTCTACCGGATTTGACCGAGACGGAGATGGCGGCCACGGACCTCGGTATGGTGGGAACGGAGTCGGGCGAGGAGTACGTCGACCGGAACATCCCGTTGAACCGGGCCGGGCGACCCGAGGATGTCGCGAACGCCGCGGTGTATCTGGCGAGTGACATGGCATCGTACGTGACCGGGCACTCGCTGACCGTCGATGGCGGAGTCACGGCGACGAAGTGA
- a CDS encoding zinc-dependent alcohol dehydrogenase, with protein MAPSDATTSMVLAGEGRLEPREFPIPDVGDGALLRVEATSVCGTDVGLYRGESHFESLPLVLGHEVAGRIVDGAGETLDRWGVEIGERVMPEPYIPCYECQHCQTGNYHMCDRDRCYGVSISADEPPHLWGGYGEYMYLHPNTRVHTLPDGVSSRAGCLGSVVGNGVRWALTKGRLSPGDSVAIVGPGAQGLATTVVADEAGADPVILLGLPSDDDRLELGAELGATNTLYSDAEDTPERTRDLTGGGPDLVVVTAPAAPALSLAIDIVRPRGRVVLPGLIGDEVPIDTDRLVVDEITLLGGRGQALNVERAMAILKRRSDDIESINTHSYPVARAETAIREQIPGEEFDPDVVHAVLE; from the coding sequence ATGGCGCCATCGGACGCGACCACGTCGATGGTACTGGCCGGCGAGGGACGCCTGGAACCACGGGAGTTCCCGATACCTGATGTCGGTGACGGTGCCCTCCTCAGGGTCGAAGCGACGTCCGTCTGTGGAACGGACGTCGGCCTGTACCGCGGAGAAAGCCACTTCGAATCGCTACCGCTCGTACTCGGACACGAGGTCGCGGGTCGGATCGTCGACGGAGCCGGGGAGACGTTGGACCGCTGGGGCGTCGAGATCGGTGAGCGGGTGATGCCAGAACCATACATTCCGTGTTACGAGTGTCAGCACTGTCAGACAGGAAACTACCATATGTGTGACCGGGACCGGTGTTATGGGGTGTCGATATCCGCTGACGAACCGCCACACCTCTGGGGCGGCTACGGCGAGTACATGTACCTTCATCCGAACACCCGAGTCCACACCCTCCCCGATGGCGTATCGTCGAGGGCGGGATGTCTCGGGTCGGTCGTCGGGAACGGCGTCCGGTGGGCGCTCACGAAAGGTCGGCTCTCACCCGGCGACAGCGTGGCGATCGTCGGCCCCGGTGCCCAGGGGTTGGCGACAACCGTTGTTGCGGACGAGGCGGGGGCCGACCCGGTCATCCTGCTGGGACTCCCGTCGGACGACGACCGCCTCGAACTGGGAGCAGAGCTGGGTGCCACGAACACGCTGTACAGCGACGCGGAAGACACCCCGGAGCGCACGAGGGACCTGACTGGGGGTGGTCCCGACCTGGTGGTCGTGACCGCCCCAGCGGCGCCGGCCCTGTCGCTCGCCATCGACATCGTCCGACCACGGGGTCGTGTCGTTCTCCCCGGCCTCATCGGCGACGAGGTCCCTATCGATACCGACCGCCTCGTCGTGGACGAGATCACGCTCCTCGGCGGCCGCGGACAGGCGCTGAACGTCGAGCGAGCGATGGCGATCCTGAAACGACGCTCCGACGACATCGAATCCATCAACACGCACTCGTACCCGGTCGCGAGAGCCGAGACCGCGATCCGCGAACAGATCCCCGGGGAGGAGTTCGACCCGGATGTCGTCCACGCGGTGCTTGAGTGA
- a CDS encoding four-carbon acid sugar kinase family protein: MAEPDLLLAFYGDDITGSTDALEGLARNGIPSVLFVTPPSPADLERFDDVRAVGVAGTSRAMSPAEMEDELPSVFQALGDLDPPLVHYKVCSTFDSSPEVGSIGKAIDIGQSVYDSPFVPVSQGTTSPHGRYVVFGNLFAEQGGKPYRLDRHPTMRAHPRTPMHESDIRRHLGEQTSRPVGLVDIRYVDSHEDVASSLERTVSQGDEIVVFDALDTGHLETIGSVLWSAATERQGVLFCVGSSGLEHHALPAHWERTGEIDTDDECLKHRPPADPILVVSGSVAPTTASQVERAAAEGFETIRLDTPRLIDPAERDAERRAVVHDTVSVLESGTDVVLYTAKGPDDPAIERTRRRFEELGPPGALGDRLGHQQGLIVREILRKVGLERACVAGGDTSGAVISALDITALEAIAVAAPGAPICRAVADRSFADGLEIAFKGGQTGGDDYFGVVKSGGVPLD, encoded by the coding sequence ATGGCTGAGCCGGACCTGCTCCTGGCGTTCTACGGGGACGATATCACCGGATCGACGGACGCGTTGGAGGGATTGGCGCGGAACGGCATTCCGAGCGTCCTGTTCGTTACCCCGCCGTCGCCGGCTGATCTGGAGCGGTTCGACGACGTGAGAGCCGTCGGAGTCGCCGGAACGAGTCGAGCGATGTCACCGGCCGAGATGGAAGACGAACTTCCGTCGGTGTTCCAAGCGCTGGGCGACCTCGACCCCCCGCTGGTCCATTACAAGGTCTGTTCTACGTTCGACTCCTCGCCGGAGGTGGGAAGCATCGGGAAGGCGATCGATATCGGTCAGTCGGTGTACGACTCCCCGTTCGTGCCCGTCTCACAGGGGACGACTTCGCCACATGGCCGGTACGTCGTCTTCGGGAACCTCTTCGCTGAACAGGGCGGGAAGCCCTACCGCCTCGACCGACATCCGACGATGCGTGCGCACCCGCGGACCCCGATGCACGAGAGCGACATCCGCCGCCACCTCGGCGAACAGACCTCGCGTCCCGTCGGCCTCGTCGACATCCGGTACGTCGATAGCCACGAGGATGTCGCCTCGTCGCTCGAGCGAACCGTCAGCCAGGGGGACGAGATAGTCGTCTTCGACGCCCTCGATACGGGCCACTTGGAAACGATCGGCAGCGTACTCTGGTCGGCGGCAACCGAACGACAGGGCGTCCTATTCTGTGTGGGCTCCTCCGGCCTGGAACACCACGCGCTGCCGGCACACTGGGAGAGAACCGGCGAGATTGACACGGACGACGAATGTTTGAAACATCGACCCCCAGCTGATCCGATCCTCGTCGTGTCGGGGAGCGTAGCACCGACCACCGCGTCCCAGGTGGAGCGCGCAGCGGCGGAGGGATTCGAGACGATACGGCTCGATACGCCCCGGCTGATCGACCCGGCCGAACGGGACGCCGAACGGCGGGCTGTCGTCCACGATACGGTCTCAGTCCTGGAATCGGGGACCGACGTCGTCCTCTATACGGCGAAGGGGCCGGACGACCCGGCGATCGAGCGAACCCGTCGTCGGTTCGAAGAACTCGGCCCCCCGGGCGCCCTCGGCGACCGTCTCGGTCACCAGCAGGGGCTCATCGTCAGGGAGATCCTCCGGAAAGTCGGTCTGGAACGTGCCTGTGTGGCGGGCGGTGACACGAGCGGCGCGGTCATCTCGGCGCTCGATATCACGGCGCTCGAAGCGATCGCGGTCGCGGCTCCGGGGGCCCCGATCTGTCGCGCGGTCGCCGACAGGTCCTTCGCGGACGGGCTGGAGATCGCGTTCAAGGGCGGTCAGACCGGAGGGGACGACTACTTCGGCGTCGTCAAATCCGGTGGTGTCCCCCTCGATTGA
- a CDS encoding ribulose-bisphosphate carboxylase large subunit family protein: protein MPTDRIVARYRIETPVSLDEATEAMVSEQSTGTFTDVPLETEALRRRHAAAVEDVTVLGESDRATLPGAVTPSPRGEKGTYTRAEVAVSIPLENVGHSIQNLLTAVGGNLFELRHFSGIRLVDLDVPAPLAAAYPGPQFGVEGTRRVVDVWDRPLIGTIVKPSVGLSPEETGDLVRELVDAGIDFVKDDELISDPPYSRVADRVTAVMAAIDEHEATTGKEVMYACNITGDVDEMLERADTVAEAGGNCLMVSMNSVGLSGLTKLRREVDLPIHAHRNGWGALSRCPQLGFDYRAYHKFFRLAGADHIHVNGIRNKFAESDESVVENARAVQSPIASEDDIAMPVFSSGQWAGQAPETYRALGNTDLLHLAGGGILGHPDGPAAGVAHLRQGWDAAIAGVSLEEYAADHEELRVALDHYGGSDG from the coding sequence GTGCCGACCGACCGGATCGTAGCGAGATACAGAATCGAGACTCCGGTTTCTCTCGACGAGGCGACGGAAGCGATGGTTAGTGAACAGTCGACGGGGACGTTCACGGACGTACCGCTGGAAACCGAAGCCCTCCGAAGGCGACACGCGGCGGCCGTCGAGGACGTCACCGTACTCGGGGAGTCGGACCGGGCGACGCTCCCAGGCGCGGTGACGCCGAGTCCCCGCGGCGAGAAGGGGACGTACACGCGAGCGGAAGTAGCGGTCTCTATCCCGCTCGAAAACGTCGGGCATTCCATCCAGAACCTTCTGACAGCCGTCGGCGGGAACCTTTTCGAACTGCGCCATTTTTCGGGGATCCGGTTGGTCGACCTCGACGTTCCTGCTCCCCTGGCGGCGGCGTACCCCGGTCCACAGTTTGGGGTCGAGGGCACGCGGCGTGTCGTCGACGTCTGGGATCGGCCGCTCATCGGGACGATCGTGAAACCCAGTGTCGGGCTGTCTCCCGAGGAAACGGGTGACTTGGTTCGGGAACTCGTCGATGCGGGTATCGATTTCGTCAAAGACGACGAGTTGATCAGCGACCCGCCGTACTCGCGAGTCGCCGACAGGGTCACGGCGGTTATGGCTGCCATCGACGAGCACGAGGCGACGACCGGGAAGGAGGTGATGTACGCCTGCAATATCACCGGCGACGTGGATGAGATGCTGGAACGGGCCGATACCGTAGCCGAAGCGGGCGGAAACTGTCTCATGGTGAGCATGAACAGCGTCGGTCTCTCGGGGTTGACGAAACTACGACGGGAGGTCGACCTACCGATCCACGCCCACCGGAACGGCTGGGGTGCCCTCTCTCGGTGCCCGCAACTCGGATTCGACTATCGTGCCTATCACAAGTTCTTCAGACTCGCCGGGGCCGATCACATCCACGTCAACGGCATCCGGAACAAGTTCGCCGAATCCGACGAGTCAGTCGTCGAAAACGCACGGGCAGTGCAGTCCCCGATCGCTAGCGAGGACGATATCGCGATGCCGGTGTTCTCTTCGGGTCAGTGGGCCGGCCAAGCACCGGAGACGTATCGGGCGCTCGGAAACACCGACCTGTTGCATCTCGCCGGGGGTGGCATACTGGGTCACCCCGACGGCCCGGCGGCCGGCGTCGCTCATCTCAGACAGGGATGGGACGCCGCGATAGCGGGCGTCTCGCTCGAAGAATACGCGGCGGACCACGAGGAACTCCGCGTCGCCCTCGACCACTACGGAGGGTCCGATGGCTGA
- a CDS encoding fumarylacetoacetate hydrolase family protein, which produces MQYYCVSEGGEPRLIARDGDEAYDLTAARERVTSFDDLAHVADIATETVDEVAARLVDEAEPVDIPDETNAAVPVAVDEVWAAGVTYEISEKAREAESGMPEMYLDVYDADRPELFFKATRDRVVGPGEAVGVREDSEWNVPEPELGIVLHHGDITGYTIGNDVSSRSIEGANPLYLPQAKVYDRSCSLGPCVVSAESVDDPHDLAMRMTIERDGEQRYEGETATSEMVRSCEELVSFLTRHNTVPETAVLLTGTSLVPEEGFTLEPGDRIDIDIEGIGRLSNTVTRV; this is translated from the coding sequence ATGCAGTACTACTGTGTCAGCGAGGGCGGCGAGCCGCGGCTCATCGCTCGTGACGGGGACGAAGCGTACGACCTGACTGCGGCCCGCGAGCGTGTGACCTCCTTCGACGACCTCGCACACGTCGCCGATATCGCCACCGAAACCGTCGACGAGGTCGCCGCTCGCCTCGTCGACGAGGCGGAGCCGGTCGACATCCCGGACGAGACGAACGCGGCCGTTCCGGTGGCCGTCGACGAGGTGTGGGCCGCTGGCGTCACGTACGAAATAAGCGAAAAGGCCCGCGAGGCGGAGAGCGGGATGCCGGAGATGTACCTAGACGTCTACGATGCTGACCGACCGGAGCTGTTCTTCAAGGCGACGCGGGACCGCGTCGTCGGCCCCGGTGAGGCGGTCGGGGTCCGTGAGGACTCGGAGTGGAACGTCCCCGAACCCGAACTCGGGATCGTCCTCCACCATGGCGACATCACCGGCTACACCATCGGAAACGACGTGAGCAGCCGGTCGATAGAGGGCGCGAACCCGCTCTACCTCCCTCAAGCGAAGGTCTACGACAGGTCCTGTTCGCTCGGTCCCTGCGTCGTCAGCGCCGAGTCCGTGGACGATCCCCACGACCTCGCGATGCGGATGACGATCGAGCGGGACGGCGAGCAGCGTTACGAGGGCGAAACCGCCACCAGCGAGATGGTCCGCTCCTGCGAGGAACTCGTCTCCTTCCTCACCAGGCACAATACCGTCCCAGAGACCGCAGTGTTGTTGACGGGGACGTCGCTGGTACCGGAGGAAGGCTTCACTCTCGAGCCCGGTGACCGGATCGACATCGACATCGAGGGAATCGGGCGCCTCTCGAACACGGTCACGAGAGTCTGA
- a CDS encoding aldehyde dehydrogenase family protein codes for MSEQYRNYIDGEWTESETGETFESRNPADRNDLVGVFQQSGETDAERAVEAAAAATETWADTPAPERGAVLREVAGKLDARKDELTETLVREEGKARPEAAGEVQRAIDIFAYYGAKASDLGGDVKSSSSRDTTLYTVDEPIGVAGLITPWNYPIAIPAWKIAPALATGTTVVFKPASLTPNIARKLVECLDEAGLADGALNLVTGPGSTVGKTLSTHDAVDAVSFTGSAAVGETVGDQAKETNKRVQLEMGGKNPVVVMDSADVDDAVDIAAGGAFGVTGQACTATSRAIVHEDCYDEFVAGVVEAAESITIGPGLDGADMGPQASQSELESTLEYVDVGIDEGATLETGGEEVDAGDGFFVEPTVFSGVEQDMRIAQEEIFGPVLSVIPVSSYGEAVSVANGVPYGLSASIVTQDLSEAHSFVEDSESGVVKINEKTTGLELHVPFGGMKDSSSETYREQGDAGLDFYTISKTVYLNY; via the coding sequence ATGAGCGAACAATATCGAAATTACATCGACGGCGAGTGGACCGAATCGGAGACGGGCGAGACGTTCGAGAGCCGGAATCCGGCAGACCGCAACGACTTGGTGGGGGTGTTCCAACAGTCCGGCGAAACGGACGCCGAGCGCGCGGTGGAAGCTGCGGCAGCGGCAACCGAGACGTGGGCGGACACCCCCGCTCCGGAGCGCGGCGCAGTCCTGCGGGAGGTGGCGGGGAAGCTCGACGCTCGGAAGGACGAACTGACCGAAACGCTCGTTCGTGAGGAGGGGAAGGCACGCCCCGAAGCGGCCGGGGAGGTCCAGCGCGCTATCGACATCTTCGCGTACTACGGTGCGAAGGCCAGCGACCTGGGTGGCGACGTCAAATCGTCCAGCAGCCGGGATACGACGCTCTACACGGTCGACGAACCGATCGGTGTTGCCGGGCTCATCACGCCGTGGAACTACCCCATCGCCATCCCGGCGTGGAAGATCGCCCCGGCGCTCGCGACCGGGACCACGGTCGTGTTCAAACCGGCGTCGCTCACCCCGAACATCGCCCGGAAACTCGTCGAGTGCTTGGACGAGGCCGGTCTCGCGGACGGTGCCCTCAACCTCGTGACCGGTCCCGGGAGCACGGTCGGGAAGACGCTCTCGACTCATGACGCCGTCGACGCCGTCTCCTTCACCGGGAGCGCGGCCGTCGGCGAAACCGTCGGTGACCAGGCCAAAGAGACCAACAAGCGCGTGCAACTGGAGATGGGGGGGAAGAACCCCGTCGTCGTGATGGACAGCGCCGACGTCGACGACGCGGTGGATATCGCCGCTGGAGGGGCGTTCGGCGTCACGGGACAAGCGTGTACGGCCACCTCCCGCGCCATCGTCCACGAGGACTGCTACGACGAGTTCGTGGCGGGGGTCGTCGAAGCGGCCGAGTCGATCACGATCGGCCCGGGGCTGGACGGGGCCGACATGGGTCCACAGGCCAGCCAAAGCGAACTCGAAAGCACGCTTGAATACGTCGATGTCGGGATCGACGAGGGCGCGACCCTGGAGACGGGCGGCGAGGAGGTCGACGCCGGGGACGGCTTCTTCGTCGAGCCGACGGTCTTCTCGGGCGTCGAGCAGGACATGCGAATCGCACAGGAGGAGATCTTCGGCCCGGTGCTTTCGGTCATTCCGGTGAGTAGCTACGGCGAGGCGGTATCCGTCGCGAACGGCGTCCCGTACGGCCTCTCGGCCAGTATCGTGACCCAGGACCTCTCGGAGGCGCACAGTTTCGTCGAGGACTCCGAATCCGGCGTGGTGAAAATCAACGAGAAGACGACCGGACTCGAACTCCACGTCCCGTTCGGTGGAATGAAAGACTCCTCCAGCGAGACGTACCGGGAGCAGGGCGACGCCGGACTCGACTTCTACACCATCTCCAAGACGGTGTATCTGAACTACTGA
- the gdhB gene encoding glutamate dehydrogenase GdhB yields MASQTDSAHDELEEPTESGSTLDTARRQLHHAANHLDIDPNVVERLEHPKKVHEVTIPIERDDGTVEVFTGYRAQHDSVRGPYKGGLRYHPDVTRDESVGLGMWMTWKCAVMDLPFGGAKGGVAVNPKELSSAEKERLTRRFAQELRDVIGPKQDIPAPDMGTDPQTMAWLMDAYSMQEGETTPGVVTGKPPVVGGSKGREEAPGRSVAIVTRLVCEYYDRQLAETTVAVQGYGSVGANAARLLDDWGATVVAISDVNGAMYDPAGIDTASVPSHDEEPEAVTTYANTVISNDELLTLDVDVLVPAALGNVITERNADSIAAQFVVEGANGPITSPADSILAERDVAVIPDILANAGGVTVSYFEWLQDINRRAWSLERVNDELETEMQTAWRAVKTEFERRDVTWRDAAYIVALSRIAEAHDARGLWP; encoded by the coding sequence ATGGCCTCACAAACCGATAGTGCCCACGACGAGCTCGAAGAGCCGACCGAGTCGGGATCGACGCTCGACACGGCCCGTCGCCAGCTGCACCACGCTGCCAACCATCTCGATATCGACCCGAACGTCGTCGAACGACTCGAACACCCCAAGAAGGTTCACGAGGTAACGATTCCCATCGAGCGGGACGACGGAACGGTCGAGGTGTTCACGGGCTATCGGGCCCAACACGACAGTGTCAGGGGGCCGTACAAAGGCGGGCTTCGGTACCACCCCGACGTGACCAGGGACGAGAGCGTCGGCCTCGGCATGTGGATGACCTGGAAATGCGCCGTCATGGATCTGCCCTTCGGCGGGGCCAAAGGCGGTGTCGCTGTCAACCCGAAGGAACTGAGTTCGGCGGAAAAGGAACGACTCACCCGCCGATTCGCGCAAGAACTCCGTGACGTCATCGGCCCCAAGCAGGATATTCCCGCCCCCGACATGGGAACGGATCCACAGACGATGGCGTGGCTGATGGACGCGTACTCGATGCAGGAAGGTGAGACGACGCCGGGTGTCGTCACCGGCAAGCCGCCGGTCGTCGGCGGCAGTAAAGGGCGCGAAGAGGCCCCTGGTCGGAGTGTCGCCATCGTCACGCGGTTGGTCTGTGAGTACTACGACCGTCAGCTCGCGGAGACGACGGTCGCCGTCCAGGGCTACGGGAGCGTCGGGGCGAACGCTGCCCGGTTGCTCGACGACTGGGGAGCGACCGTCGTCGCGATCAGCGACGTGAACGGGGCGATGTACGATCCGGCGGGAATCGATACGGCCTCTGTCCCGTCACACGACGAGGAACCGGAAGCCGTCACCACGTATGCGAACACGGTGATTTCGAACGACGAGTTGCTCACGCTCGACGTCGACGTCCTCGTTCCCGCAGCGCTGGGTAATGTGATCACCGAGCGGAACGCGGATTCGATCGCCGCGCAGTTCGTCGTCGAAGGCGCGAACGGCCCCATAACCTCGCCGGCGGATTCGATCCTCGCAGAGCGGGACGTCGCCGTAATTCCCGATATCCTCGCCAACGCCGGCGGTGTCACCGTGAGCTATTTCGAGTGGCTTCAGGACATCAATCGGCGGGCCTGGTCGCTCGAACGGGTGAACGACGAACTCGAAACGGAGATGCAGACCGCGTGGCGGGCCGTCAAGACGGAGTTCGAACGCCGCGACGTCACCTGGCGGGATGCAGCCTACATCGTGGCACTCTCGCGCATCGCCGAGGCTCACGACGCCCGGGGGCTTTGGCCATAG
- a CDS encoding rubrerythrin-like domain-containing protein, producing MTDIDPKSDEETPYECFDCGNIIVAETSPGQCPDCGGPMRNRRIPIE from the coding sequence ATGACAGACATCGACCCCAAATCCGACGAGGAAACCCCGTACGAGTGCTTCGACTGTGGAAATATCATCGTCGCGGAGACCAGCCCCGGCCAGTGTCCCGACTGTGGCGGACCGATGCGAAATCGTCGAATCCCGATCGAGTGA